The Paraburkholderia largidicola DNA segment AACCTTTGCTGAATTTGCAATCTTGGGAGGTAGAAAGACGCCGCAGCACCACTTTGGAGACCCGGGAAGATGGCAACGAAAAATCCATACGACAGTGATGACGAGTTTCAATGGCGCGCAATCGGCGCACACATGAGCGACAACCGGCGCGTGCTGGTCGTCGACGATTACGCCGATGCCGCCGACGCGCTGCAACTGCTGCTGTTCGCAAACGGCTTCGAATGCCGCGCCATGCATCGCGCCGAGGACGTCTGCGAACTCGCCTCCCAATGGCAGCCATTCGCGGTCGTGCTCGACATTGCCATGCCGGGCGTCGATGGACTCGAGCTTGCGCGTCGCCTGCGCGCCTCCGACTCGACCTCGCATATGCTGCTGATCGCGTGTACGGGCTACGCGTCGCAACTCGATCGCGAGCGGGCGCGCGAAGCCGGCTTCGATGCGCATTGCGCGAAACCGCTCACGCCGCAGCGTCTGCTCGAAC contains these protein-coding regions:
- a CDS encoding response regulator; translation: MATKNPYDSDDEFQWRAIGAHMSDNRRVLVVDDYADAADALQLLLFANGFECRAMHRAEDVCELASQWQPFAVVLDIAMPGVDGLELARRLRASDSTSHMLLIACTGYASQLDRERAREAGFDAHCAKPLTPQRLLELLKQATSGDV